The Pseudomonas chlororaphis subsp. piscium genome contains the following window.
CGCCGGCGAGCCGGACATCTCCCGCGTGCCGATCATGATCGACTCCTCCAAGTGGGAAGTGATCGAAGCCGGCCTCAAGTGCATCCAGGGCAAGGGCATCGTCAACTCCATCAGCATGAAGGAAGGCGTCGAGCAGTTCATTCATCACGCCAAGCTGTGCAAGCGCTACGGCGCCGCCGTGGTGGTGATGGCCTTCGACGAAGCCGGCCAGGCCGACACCGAGGCGCGCAAGAAGGAAATCTGCAAACGCTCCTACGACATCCTGGTCAACGACGTCGGCTTCCCGCCGGAAGACATCATCTTCGACCCGAACATCTTCGCCGTGGCCACCGGCATCGAGGAACACAACAACTACGCGGTGGACTTCATCAACGCCTGCGCCTACATCCGCGACGAGCTGCCCTATGCGCTGAGCTCCGGTGGGGTGTCCAACGTGTCGTTCTCCTTCCGCGGCAACAACCCGGTGCGCGAGGCGATCCACTCGGTGTTCCTGCTGTATGCGATCCGCAACGGCCTGACCATGGGTATCGTCAACGCCGGCCAGCTGGAGATCTACGACCAGATCCCGCAGGAGCTGCGCGACGCCGTGGAGGACGTGATCCTCAACCGCACCCCGGAAGGCACCGACGCCCTCCTCGCCATCGCCGACAAGTACAAGGGCGACGGCAGCGTCAAGGAAGCCGAGACCGAAGAGTGGCGCAACTGGGACGTCAACAAGCGCCTGGAACACGCCCTGGTCAAGGGCATCACCACGCACATTGTCGAAGACACCGAAGAGTCGCGGCTGTCCTTCGCCCGCCCGATCGAAGTGATCGAAGGCCCGCTGATGGCCGGCATGAACATCGTCGGCGACCTGTTCGGCGCCGGCAAAATGTTCCTGCCCCAGGTGGTGAAGTCCGCCCGGGTGATGAAGCAGGCCGTGGCCCACCTGATCCCCTTTATCGAGCTGGAAAAAGGCGACAAGCCGCAAGCCAAGGGCAAGATCCTCATGGCCACGGTCAAGGGCGACGTGCACGACATCGGCAAGAACATCGTCGGCGTCGTCCTGGGCTGTAACGGCTACGACATCGTCGACCTCGGCGTGATGGTGCCGGCGGAGAAGATCCTGCAGGTGGCCAAGGAACAGAAGTGCGACATCATCGGCCTGTCCGGCCTGATCACCCCGTCGCTGGACGAGATGGTCCACGTCGCCCGGGAAATGCAGCGCCAGGACTTCCACCTGCCGCTGATGATCGGTGGCGCCACCACCTCCAAGGCCCACACGGCGGTGAAGATCGAGCCCAAGTACAGCAATGACGCGGTGGTCTACGTCACCGACGCCTCGCGCGCCGTGGGCGTGGCCACCCAGCTGCTGTCCAAGGAGCTCAAGGCCGGTTTCGTCGAGCGCACCCGCGAAGAGTACGTGGAAGTCCGCGAGCGCACCGCCAACCGCAGCGCCCGCACCGAGCGCCTGAGCTACCCAGCGGCCGTGGCCAAGAAGCCGCAGTTCGACTGGAGCAGCTACCAGCCGACCGTGCCGACCTTCACCGGGGCCAAGGTGCTGGACAATATCGACCTGCGGGTCCTGGCCGAATACATCGACTGGACGCCGTTCTTCATCTCCTGGGACCTGGCCGGCAAGTTCCCGCGCATCCTCCAGGACGAAGTGGTGGGTGAAGCCGCCACCGCGCTGTACAAGGACGCCCGGGAAATGCTCGACAAGCTGATCGACGAGAAGCTGATCAGCGCCCGCGCGGTGTTCGGCTTCTGGCCGGCCAACCAGGTGCAGGACGACGACCTGGAAGTCTATGGCGACAACGGCCAGCCCTTGGCCAAGCTGCACCACCTGCGCCAGCAGACCATCAAGACCGATGGCAAGCCGAACTTCTCCCTGGCCGACTTCGTCGCGCCCAAAGACAGCGGCGTGACCGACTACGTGGGCGGCTTCATCACCACCGCCGGCATCGGCGCCGAAGAAGTGGCCAAGGCCTATCAGGACAAGGGCGACGACTACAACTCGATCATGGTCAAGGCCCTGGCCGACCGCCTGGCCGAGGCCTGCGCCGAGTGGTTGCACCAGCAGGTGCGTAAAGACTACTGGGGCTACGCCAAGGATGAACAGCTGGACAACGAGGCGCTGATCAAGGAGCAGTACAGCGGTATCCGCCCTGCCCCGGGTTACCCGGCCTGCCCGGACCACACCGAGAAGAGCACCCTGTTCGCCCTGCTCGACCCCGAGGCATCCGAAGGCAAGGCCGGACGCAGCGGCGTGTTCCTCACCGAGCACTTCGCCATGTTCCCGGCGGCGGCGGTCAGCGGCTGGTACTTCGCCCATCCGCAGGCGCAGTACTTCGCCGTGGGCAAGATCGACAAGGACCAGGTCAACAGCTACAGCGCGCGCAAAGGCCAGGACTTGGCCGTGACCGAGCGCTGGCTGGCGCCGAACCTGGGCTACGACAACTAAAAGCCCAGGGCGCTTCACCCGCGGGAGCAGCCGATCGGCGCTCCCGCAGGCCGGAGCAAGCGGTATTGTCTATGCTTTCCCCACACCCACTTGTGTCGAGGGATTTATGGACGACCCCATCAACGACAAGCCGCCGACCCTTTGGCAGATGCTGCAAAGCGTCGCCGCTGCCGCCTTTGGCGTGCAGAGCGGCAAGAACCGCAAGCGCGACTTCACCCACGGCAAGCCCAGCCATTTCGTGATCCTGGGCATTCTGTTCACCGCGGTGTTCGCCTTGACCCTGTTCGGTATCGTCAAGCTGGTAGTGCACCTGGCGGGGCTCTGAACGCCTGTCAGTGCAGTAACAGATTCAGCGAGAAGGGATAACGGTAGCCGGCCGGTTTGCCCTGGGCCGACAGCCCGCGGAAATCCACGCCGTATTGTTGCGAACCCTGCAGATCCAGCAAGCGCTGCGCCTGGACCCGGTCCAATAACTGGAACACATCCAGTTGCCAGTCCGGGCCGCCATAGGCTGCCGGGTTCAGCCCCCGAGCGTCGTCATTGAGCACCACCATCGCCCAGCCACCCAGGGTGAAGTGCCCGGCGATCAGCGCCGTCAGACGCCCGTCGATCAGCGCCTGCAAGGCCTGCGGCGAGCTGTTCAGGGCACTGAACAGCACCTCCTTGCCCGGGCGCCGCCCTTGCTGTTCCAGCGCCTGCATGGCCCCCAGGGCCATCTCGTCGTTGGCCGACCAGATCAGTTGCGTCTGCGGATAGCGCTTGAGCAACTGCTGGGCCTGTTCAAAGGC
Protein-coding sequences here:
- the metH gene encoding methionine synthase — protein: MSDRSTRLQALQQALKERILILDGGMGTMIQSYKLEEQDYRGKRFADWPSDVKGNNDLLVLTRPDVIGGIEKAYLDAGADILETNTFNATQISMADYGMEALVYELNVEGARLARKVADAKTLETPDKPRFVAGVLGPTSRTCSLSPDVNNPGYRNVTFDELVENYTEATKGLIEGGADLILIETIFDTLNAKAAIFAVQGVFEELGLELPIMISGTITDASGRTLSGQTTEAFWNSVAHAKPISVGLNCALGASELRPYLEELSNKASTHVSAHPNAGLPNEFGEYDELPAQTAKVIEEFAQSGFLNIVGGCCGTTPGHIEAIAKAVAGYAPRQIPDIPKACRLSGLEPFTIDRQSLFVNVGERTNITGSAKFARLIREENYTEALEVALQQVEAGAQVIDINMDEGMLDSKKAMVTFLNLIAGEPDISRVPIMIDSSKWEVIEAGLKCIQGKGIVNSISMKEGVEQFIHHAKLCKRYGAAVVVMAFDEAGQADTEARKKEICKRSYDILVNDVGFPPEDIIFDPNIFAVATGIEEHNNYAVDFINACAYIRDELPYALSSGGVSNVSFSFRGNNPVREAIHSVFLLYAIRNGLTMGIVNAGQLEIYDQIPQELRDAVEDVILNRTPEGTDALLAIADKYKGDGSVKEAETEEWRNWDVNKRLEHALVKGITTHIVEDTEESRLSFARPIEVIEGPLMAGMNIVGDLFGAGKMFLPQVVKSARVMKQAVAHLIPFIELEKGDKPQAKGKILMATVKGDVHDIGKNIVGVVLGCNGYDIVDLGVMVPAEKILQVAKEQKCDIIGLSGLITPSLDEMVHVAREMQRQDFHLPLMIGGATTSKAHTAVKIEPKYSNDAVVYVTDASRAVGVATQLLSKELKAGFVERTREEYVEVRERTANRSARTERLSYPAAVAKKPQFDWSSYQPTVPTFTGAKVLDNIDLRVLAEYIDWTPFFISWDLAGKFPRILQDEVVGEAATALYKDAREMLDKLIDEKLISARAVFGFWPANQVQDDDLEVYGDNGQPLAKLHHLRQQTIKTDGKPNFSLADFVAPKDSGVTDYVGGFITTAGIGAEEVAKAYQDKGDDYNSIMVKALADRLAEACAEWLHQQVRKDYWGYAKDEQLDNEALIKEQYSGIRPAPGYPACPDHTEKSTLFALLDPEASEGKAGRSGVFLTEHFAMFPAAAVSGWYFAHPQAQYFAVGKIDKDQVNSYSARKGQDLAVTERWLAPNLGYDN
- a CDS encoding DUF2970 domain-containing protein, coding for MDDPINDKPPTLWQMLQSVAAAAFGVQSGKNRKRDFTHGKPSHFVILGILFTAVFALTLFGIVKLVVHLAGL